Below is a window of Vallicoccus soli DNA.
CGCCGGCGGCGAACTGCGTCGCGGCGCGGGCGGTGTCGTCGAAGGCGTAGCGCAGCGGGTTGGACAGCACCGCCACCGTGCCGAGCGGCATGCTCGCGCCCGGGTTGCCCTTCACCCGCACGACGCCGTCGACCACCTCCAGGTCGCCGGGGTCGGCCTCGAGGGCGTCGCCGGCGATCCGCAGCGCCTTGGCCCGCACCCTGCGGGCCGCGAGGGCCACCGCGCTGCCGCTCATCACGGCGCCGCGCGAGGCGAAGGTGCCGACGGAGTAGCCGAAGCGGCGCGTGTCCCCGGTCGTCACGTGCACGTCCTCGAACGGCACGCCGAGCTCGTCGGCGACGATCTGCGCGAGGATCGTCTGGTGCCCCTGGCCCTGCGAGGTCAGGCCCGTGGACACGTTGACCCGACCGCTGGTCTCGACGTGCACGTGCCCGCCCTCGTACGGCCCGGGCCCGGTCCCCTCGACGTAGCAGGCGAGCGCGATCCCGACCCTGCGGCCCTCGGCGCGGGCCCGCGCGCGCTGCTCCTCGAAGCCGTCCCAGCCCACGAGGTCCTTGAGCTTGCGCAGCGACGCCGGGAAGTCGCCGGAGTCGTAGACCAGCGGGCGCCCGTCCTGGAAGGTGAGGCCGAAGTCGTACGGCATCTCCTCGGGCTGGATGAAGTTCGCCGCCCGCACGTCGGCCCGGTCCAGGCCGAGGTGGTCGGCGATGGCGTCCATCGTCCGCTCCATGGCGAAGACGCCCTGCGGGCGCCCCGCCCCGCGGTACGGCGTGACGATGACGGTGTTCGTGTAGAGCGACCAGAACTCCACGCGGTACGCGCCGGGCTTGTACGGCCCGAGCAGCTGCGTCGAGGAGTTGATGGGGACGATGACGCCGTACGGGATGTAGGCCCCGTGGTCGTGCCACAGCCGCACGTCGAGCCCGAGCACCCGGCCCTCGTCGTCGAAGCCGACGCGCACGTGCTGCAGCTGCTGGCGCTCGTGCGCGCTGGAGACGAAGTGCTCGCGCCGGTCCTCGGTCCACTTGACCGGGCGCTCGAGCAGGCGCGCCGCCCAGGGGACGAGCACCTCCTCGGGCCACGGGTGCATGATCTTGACCCCGAAGCCGCCGCCGACGTCGGGCGCGGTGCACTCGACCTTCGCCAGCGGCAGGCCGAGCTTCGCGGCGACCGCGGCGCGCACGCCGGTCGTGGTCTGGGTCGAGGACCACAGCCGCAGGCTCTGCTCGTCGGTGTCCCACACCGCGTAGACGCCCTTGCCCTCCAGCGGGACGCAGGCGCTGCGCTCCACGTCGAGGTCGAGCTCGAGCACGTGGGGCGCGGCGTCGATCGCGGCCCCGGCGTCGCCGTAGCCCTGCACGAGGTGGGCGCCGACGTTGCCGGCGGCCTCCTCGTGCACCAGGTGCACGGCCTCGCGCGCCGCGGCGACCCCCACCACGGGGGGCAGCACCTCGTACGTCACCGCGATCCGCTCGGCGACGTCCTCGGCGACGTAGCGGTCGGTGGCCACCACCATGACCACCGGCTCCCCGACGTGGTTGACCTCCCCGCGGGCCAGCGCGTAGCCGGTGCGCGGCGCGACGAGCGACGGGTGCGGGATGAGCAGCGGCAGCGGGTCGCGCACCCGCTCGGGCAGGTCCTCCCACGTGTAGACCGCGACGAGCCCCTCGACGTCGAGCGCGTCCGTCACGTCCACGTCGAGCACCCGGGCGTGAGCGTGCGGGCTGCGCACGAAGGCGGCCGCGAGCGCGTCGTGGCCCAGGTCGTCGAGGTAGCGCCCGCCGCCGGTGAGCAGGCGCGCGTCCTCGCGGCGCTGCACCGGCGCGCCGAACATCCTCGTCGTCACGGGGCGACCTCCCGCTCGCGGCGGATCTCGGCGGCGCGCAGCACGGCCCGCACGATGCCCTGGTAGCCGGTGCACCGGCACAGGTTGCCGGCGACCGCCTCGCGCGCCTCCTCCTCGGTGGGGTCGGGGTGGTCGTCGAGGTACGCCCTGACCGTCGTGAGGAAGCCGGGGGTGCAGAAGCCGCACTGCAGGGCGTGGCACTCCCGGAACGCCTGCTGCTCGGGGCTCAGCGCCTCCTCGGTGCCGAGCCCCTCGACCGTGGTGACCTCCGCGCCGTCCGCGCTCGCGGCGAGCACGAGGCAGGAGCGCACGGGGACCCCGTCGAGCAGGACCGTGCAGGCGCCGCACACGCCGTGCTCGCAGCCGACGTGGGTGCCGGTGAGGCGCAGGTCGTGGCGCAGGCAGTCCGAGAGCAGCCGGCGCGACGGCACCTGCACCCGGTGCGCCGCGCCGTTGACGGTCAGGGCGACGGGCAGGACCTGCTCAGGCACGGAGGGCCTCCTCGGGCTCGGGCGCCCGCGCCGCGGCGCGGGCCCGGCCGGCAGCCTCGGCGAGCGCCCGGGCGGTGAGCACCCGCCCGAGGTGCCGGCGGTAGTCAGCGGTGGCGTGGATGTCGGCGTCGGGCTCGAGCAGCGCGGCGGTGCGCGCGCCCGCGGCCCGCCAGGCGGCGGAATCCGCGAGGTCGGCGCCGGAGGGGGGCGCGTCCGCGGTGAGGTCGAGGACCTCGGGGACCGGTCCCATGGAGACGTACGACGTGCGGGCCGAGGCGACCGCGCCCCGCTCGTCGAGGACGACGACGGCGCCCACCCCGCACACGGCGTAGTCGCCGTGCCGGCGGGCCAGCTCGACGAACGCCGAGCCGCTGCGCGCCGGAGCGGCCGGGAAGCGCGCCTCCAGCGCCAGCTCCCCCGGGCGCAGGGCGCTCTCCAGCGGGCCCACGAAGAAGTCGGCCGCGGCGACCTCGCGGCGCCCGGACGCGCTCGCCAGCACGACGCTCCCGCGCAGCAGCGCGAGCACGGCCGTCATCTCCCCCGAGGGGTCGGCGTGGGCGATGCTGCCGACCGTCGTGCCCCGGTTGCGGATCGTCGGGTGCGCGACGAGCCGCAGCGCCCGGCGCAGCAGCGGCTGGGCCGCCGCCGCGCCGGCGTCGCGCTCGACCTCGGCGTGCCGGGCCAGCGCCCCCACCCGCACCCCGCCGTCGTCGCGGGTGACGTGGGCGAGCCCGCGCAGCCGGCCGATGTCCACGAGGTGCGCGGGCGCCGCCAGGCGCATGCTCAGCAGCGGCAGCAGGCTCTGCCCGCCGGCGAGGACCTTGCCGTCGCCGCCGACGTCGGCGAGCGTCGCGAGCGCCTCCTCGAGGGTCTCGGGCCGGTGGTACGTGAAGGGGCTGGGCTTCACCGCTCTCCCGTCGCGGTCGTCGTTCGCGTGCGCGCCGGGCTCAGCGGCGGCGGGCGCCGCCGCGGCGCGCGGACGGGCGCCGGCCCTGCGGGGGCACGCCGTCCGCCCCACCCGCGGTGGCCGGCGCCTGCGCCTCCGCGGCGAGCTGGTCGCGCAGCGGAGCGGGGGCCAGGACGCGCAGCAGGTGCCAGCCGGCGATGGCCACGATGCTGCCCAGGGCGATGCCGCCGAGCGAGAAGTCGTCGGTGACCTGGAGGTTGACGTTGCCGACGCCGATGATGATCCCCGCGGCGAGCGGCACCAGGTTGATCGGGTTGCCGAAGTCGACCCGGTTCTCCACCCAGATCTTCGCGCCGAGCAGGCCGATCATCCCGTAGAGCACCACGGTGATCCCGCCGAGCACGCCGCCCGGGATCGCGTTGACGAGCGCGCCGAACTTCGGGCAGAGGCCGAAGAGGATCGCGGTGACCGCGGCGACGTAGTAGGCGGCCGTCGAGTAGACCCGGGTCGCGGCCATGACGCCGATGTTCTCCGCGTAGGTCGTCGTCGGGGAGCCGCCCACGCTCGAGGAGAGCATGGTGGCGGCGCCGTCGGCGAAGAGCGCGCGCCCGAGGTAGGGGTCGAGGTCGTCGCGGGTCATCTCCGCGACCGCCTTGACGTGCCCGGCGTTCTCGGCGATGAGCGCGACGACGGCCGGGATGACGAGCAGGCTGAAGTCGAACGAGAAGGACGGCCCGGTGAGGTCGGGGAAGCCGATCCAGGGCGCGTCGCCGATGGCGGCGAAGGAGACGCGGTCGTGCGTCGTGACCTCGCCCGCCCCCGTCGGCGCGGTGATCGGCCCGGCGGTCGCGTCGAGCAGCCACGAGAGCAGGAAGCCGGCGACGAGGCCGAGGAGCACCGCGATCCGCCCGAGGAAGCCCGGCAGCAGCACCGTGGCGAGCAGGACGAAGAGCATGGTCAGCAGCGCGACCCACTGGTCCTGCGGCCAGTACGTCGCGCCGACCACCGGTGCGAGGTTGAAGCCGATGAGCATGACGACCGCGCCGGTCACCGCCGGCGGCAGGACGCGCGTAACGACCGCGGCCCCGAGGTAGTGCACGACCGCGCCGACGAGCGCGAGCACCGCGCCGGCTACGAGGATCGCGCCGACCACGTCGGAGCTGTCGCCGCCCTGGCCGCGGATCGCCGCCACCGCGCCGACGAAGGACGCCGACGTGCCGAGGTAGCTCGGCACCTTCCCCTGCACGACGAGCAGGAAGAGGATCGTGGCGACGCCCGACATCATGATCGCGAGGTTCGGGTCGAGCCCCATGATCACGGGGAAGACGAAGGTCGCCCCGAACATCGCGACGACGTGCTGCATCCCGAGGCCCACGGTGCGGCCCCACGACAGGCGCTCCCCGGGGCGCACGACCTCCCCGGGCGGCGGCGCGGACCCGTCGCCGTACAGCTTCCAGCCCAGCGCCACGGTGTGCCTCCTCGACCTCGGGTGTGCAGGGAACCTAGGCGCGGGCGGGGGTGCCCGCACCGTCGAGACCTGCCAGCGGGGCGCGCGCCCGGCTGGCAGGGATCGCCGGGGTTACCCGGAGCCGCGCATGACGAGGATGCGCAGCGCGAGCATGAGCCCCAGGCGCAGCTCGTGGTCGGACGTGAAGGGCCCGAGCAGGCGCTCGAGCTTCGCGATCCGGTAGCGCAGCGTGTTGTAGTGGAAGTGCAGCAGCCGCGCGGTCTCGGCCACGTTGAGCCCGGTCTCGAGGAGCACCTCGAGCGTGCGCAGCAGGTCGCGCGCGTCGGCGTCGTCCGGGCGCGCGAGCGGGCCGAGCACCTCCGCGACGAACGCGTCGAGCTCGCGCTGGTCGTCCACGAGGCTCAGCAGCCGGAAGACCCCCAGCCCGTCGAAGTGCGCCGTCGCGCCGGGGCCGTGCGTGCGCCGCCCGACCCGCACCGCCGTGCGGGCCTGCTCGTACGCCTCCCCCAGGGCGGCCGGCGTCGCGGCGACCCGGCCCACCCCGGTGCTGAAGGGGCGCCGCCCGCCCCCGCCGTCGCCGGACACGGCCCGCACGAGCTCGCGCACCCGCCGCTCCACGTCGCCGTCCTCGGGGACCCCGAGCAGCGCCACGACCTCCTGGGTGAACCCCACGACCGGCGCGTGCGGGTCGACCGGGCGCACCACCGACTGCCAGGCCGCCGTGAACCGCTCGATGACCGGGCGCAGGCCGAGCGCCGGGTCCGCGTCGTCCGGCGGCGGGTCGAGCTCGGCGACGACGACCACGAGCGGGCGGTCGAGGTCCCACCCCAGCGCCGCCGCGTGCGACACCGCCGCCTCGGGGTCCACGCGCCCCGCGAGCGCGTCGCGCAGGAAGTCGCCCTGGTACTTGGACTCCACCGCGCGCACCGCGAGCTGGCGGGTGAGCGCGAGCGCCGCCACCGTGGCCGCCCGCTCCAGGACGTGCACGTCGTCCTCCCCGAGCGCGCCCGCCGGCGAGTGGGCCACGATCCGCCCGTGCTCCACGCCGGCCGCGACCACGGGCACGACGACGTGGTTGCCCCGCATCCCGGGGTGCCCGTGGGCGCCGGGGCGCTCCCGCTCGGTGCGGAAGCGCCCGGTGCCCTCGAAGCAGTCCGAGCCGTACGCCGCCTCCAGCGCCGCCTCCGAGCCCGCGTCGGCGAGCACCCGCCCGTCGGCGGTGGTGACGAGGACGGCGCCGCCGAGGATCCGTACGAGGGCCCCGACCACCTCGGGGACGCCGCCGCCGTCGAGGACGGCCTCGACGAGGGCGCGCTGGACCTGCTCGCCACGGGCCAGCACCGCGGCTTGGCGGTTGAGCAGCTCGGTGAGGACCTGCTCGAGCACGTCGTCGAAGGCGACGTCGTCGGGCAGGCGCACGACGGGGAAGCCGCGCCGGTCGGCCTCGGCCAGCACCTCGGCGGGCACCGCGTCGAGGTAGCGGCCCAGCTTGACCCCGAGCGCCGCGAGGCCCCGGTCGTCCAGGGCCGCGACGAGGTCGACGAGCGCCCGGGGGTCCGCCGGGGCGCCGGCGCCCTCGCCGCGCAGGGGGTAGCCGGTGGTGAGGAGCAGCTCCTGCGGCTTGACCCACGGCAGGATGTCGGGGACCTCCATGACGTTGAGCCGGGTCACCGTGCGGCCCAGGCCGCGCACCCCGGCGAGGACCTGCGCGCCGCCGAGCACGGCGGTCCCGAGCACCTCGGCGACGGACAGCCCGCCCGTCACCGGGGCTGGCAGATCCGTACCGCTGGGCGGCAGGACGTTGGCAGGTTCTCCCACCCGCGCACCGTAGCGCCGCGGCTAGCGTCGGCGGGGCCGTTCGCCGGTCGGCGCGCGGGCCGGGCGACGGGAGGAGCGGGCGGTGGGTGCGCCGGCAGCGGCTCCGCAGCGCGACGCGCTGCCCGACCTCCCCGCGTGCTCCGGGCGCGCCGTGCGCGACCTCGTCCACGGCCCCGCGCGCCCGGCGCGGCTCCTGTCCGTGCACCGGGCCGCGGGCGCGGCCTACCTCCGCGTCGAGGGCGCGCCGCCCGGGCGCGACGTCCTGGCGCTGCTGGCCCGCGGGGCCCTCGCGCTGCCGCTGGGGGTGGCGCTCGCCGGCCCCGCCCTGCCGGACCTGCCCCCGCGGGCGCTGCTCGGGCGCGGGGTCCTCGACCTGGGCGGCGTGCGCGTGCGGGTGGTGCGCGAGCGGGACCACGGGGTGCGCGGGCCGCTCGCGGCGCCCCCGCCCGGCACGGCGCACCTGCTGCCCGCACCGGTGGTCGACGCGGCGCGCGGGCTCGCCGCGGCCCTGGCCGCGGGCCCGGGCGCGGTGCAGGGCCCCGTGCGGGGCCTCGTCGGCCTCGGTCCCGGGCTCACCCCGGCGGGCGACGACGTGCTCGCGGGGGCGCTGGTGGCGCTGCGGGCGCGCGCGGACGCGGCGTGCGGTGGCGGCGCCGCCGGCGTGGCCGGCGCGGCCGGCGCGGCCGGCGCGGCCCGCGCGGCCGGCGCGGCCCGCGCGGGGTCGACGCGCGACCTCGCCGACGCGCTCGCGGGCGCGGTCGGGGCCGCGCTGGGCCGTACGAGCGCGCTGTCCGCCGCGCTGCTCGTCGCGGCGGCGGACGGGCAGGCGCTGCCCGAGGTGGCGGCCGTGCTCACCGGGGCGCCCGGCGCGGTGCCGGCGCTGCTGCGGGTGGGCTCGACGAGCGGTGCGGCCCTGTGCCTCGGCCTGCGGGTGGCCGCGGCGGCGGGCCGGGGCGCGTCGGGCGGGTGCGGGGGGACCGGACGGGCGAGCGCAGGGGAGGCGGCGTGAGCGGCAGCACGAGGGTGCGGGTGCGCCCGGGGGCGTACCACGACTCGGTGAGCCTCATGCAGGTGAGCGGCGCGGTCGGGCGGGCGCCGGGGGTGAGCGCGGCGCTCGTCGCCATGGCGACCCCGCTCAACGTCGAGCTCGCCGCGGGGATGGGGCTGCCCGCCCCCGAGGGCGCGGGGCCGAACGACCTGCTCGTGGCGCTGCGGGGCGAGGACGAGGCCGCGCTGGACGGGGCGGAGCAGGTGCTGGAGCAGGCGCTGGCCGGCCTGTCCGCGCCGGCGTCGGCGGGGTGGGGCGCTCCCCCGCCGCCGCGGACCACGGCCGCCGCGGCGGCCCGCGCGGCGGACGCCGGGCTCGCGCTCGTGTCGGTGCCCGGCCCGAGCGCCTGCGCCGAGGCGCTCGACGCGCTGCGGGCCGGGCTCAGCGTCATGGTCTTCAGCGACAACGTGCCGGTGGAGCAGGAGGTCCTCCTCAAGGACGAGGCGGCCCGGCGCGACCTGCTCGTCATGGGCCCGGACTGCGGCACCGCCGTCGTGGCCGGCGTGGGGCTCGGCTTCGCGAACGCCGTGCGGCCCGGGCCGGTCGGGCTCGTCGCCGCCTCGGGCACCGGCGCCCAGCAGGTCATGGCCCTGCTCGACGCCTCGGGCGTCGGGGTCAGCCACTGCCTCGGCCTCGGCGGGCGCGACCTGTCGGCGGCGGTCGGGGGGCGCTCGGCGCGCCAGGCCCTGCGCGCGCTCGACGCCGACCCGGCGACGGAGCTCGTGGTGCTCGTGTCCAAGCCGCCCGCGCCGGAGGTCGCCGAGGAGGTGGCGGCGCTCGCCGCCTCGCTCGGCACGCCGGTCCAGCTCGCCCTGCTCGGTCCGGACCGCGACGACCTCACCGCGGCCGCCCGCGCCGCGGTCGAGGCGGTAGGCGGCACGTGGAGCGCGCCGGAGCGGTGGGACCCCGCGGGCCACGACGACGCCGGGCTGCGCCGTGCCCCGGTCCTGCGGGGCCTCTTCGCGGGCGGCACCCTCTGCGACGAGGCCATGGCGGTCGCCGCGCGCGCACTGGGCCCGGTCCGGTCCAACATCCCGCTGGACCCGGCGTGGGCGCTGCCCGACGACCTCGCCACGGCGGGGGCCGGGCACGCGATGCTCGACCTCGGCGACGACCGGATGACCCAGGGCCGCGCCCACCCGATGATCGACCAGCGCACCCGCCTGGACCGCCTCGCGCAGGAGGCCGACGACCCCGACGTCGGGGTGCTCCTGCTCGACGTCGTCCTCGGGCACGGCGCGCACCCCGACCCCGCCTCCGAGCTCGCCCCCGCCCTCGGCGCGGCCGTCGCGCGGGCCGCCGGGCAGGGGCGCCGGCTCGACGTCGTGGTGTCGCTCTGCGGCACCGACGCGGACCCGCAGGGCCTGCGCCAGCAGGCCGCGGCCCTCGCCGGGGCGGGCGCGCAGGTCCACCGGTCCAACGCCGCGGCCGCTCGTGCCGCCGTCGCGCTGGCCACCGCGCCCGCCACCGCGCCCGCCACCGCGTCCCCGGAGGTCCCCGCATGAACCGGGCCACGCCCGCCCCGCTCTCGGGCCTGCTCGCCGGGCCGCCGGCGGCCGTCGTGACGGCGGGGGCCTCCCTGCTCGCCGACGCGCTGACCGCGCAGGCCGTGGCCGTGGAGCCCGTCGACTGGCGCCCGCCCCTGGCCGCGGACGGGCTCGACGTCCCCGCGGCGCTCGCCCGCGTGCTCGCCGACCCGCGCCGGGAGGAGGCCGACGCGACGGCCGTCGGGCGGATGCTCGCCGCCGGCGCGCAGCTCGTCGACGTCCGTCCCGCGTCGGAGGCGCTGGGGCTCGAGCGCGGCACGTTCCTGCACGCCGGGCCGCCCGTGGCGTGGGAGGCCGCCTCGGGGCCCCTGAGGGGCGCCCTCATGGGGGCGGCCGTGCTCGAGGGCCTCGCCGCCACGCCCGAGGAGGCCGAGCGGGGGCTCGCGGCCGGCGCCTTCGCGTGGGAGCCGTGCCACCACCACCGCGCCGTCGGGCCGATGGCCGGGGTCGTCAGCCCGTCGATGTGGGTGTTCGAGCTCGAGGACCCGGTCGGGGGCGGGCGGGCGTACTGCTCGCTCAACGAGGGGCTCGGCAAGGTCCTGCGCTACGGCGCGTACGGCCCGGAGGTCCTCGATCGGCTCCGGTGGATGTCGGCGGTGCTCGGGCCCCTGCTGCAGGGGGCCGTCCGCGCCGCGGGCCCCGTCGACGTGCGGGCGATCGTCGCGCAGATGCTGCAGATGGGCGACGAGGGGCACAACCGCAACCGCGCCGGCACCCTCATGCTCCTGCGGGAGCTCCTGCCCGCCCTCATCGACGGCGGGGCGCCGTCCTCGGACGTCGCGCGCGCCGCCG
It encodes the following:
- the cutA gene encoding aerobic carbon-monoxide dehydrogenase large subunit, with translation MTTRMFGAPVQRREDARLLTGGGRYLDDLGHDALAAAFVRSPHAHARVLDVDVTDALDVEGLVAVYTWEDLPERVRDPLPLLIPHPSLVAPRTGYALARGEVNHVGEPVVMVVATDRYVAEDVAERIAVTYEVLPPVVGVAAAREAVHLVHEEAAGNVGAHLVQGYGDAGAAIDAAPHVLELDLDVERSACVPLEGKGVYAVWDTDEQSLRLWSSTQTTTGVRAAVAAKLGLPLAKVECTAPDVGGGFGVKIMHPWPEEVLVPWAARLLERPVKWTEDRREHFVSSAHERQQLQHVRVGFDDEGRVLGLDVRLWHDHGAYIPYGVIVPINSSTQLLGPYKPGAYRVEFWSLYTNTVIVTPYRGAGRPQGVFAMERTMDAIADHLGLDRADVRAANFIQPEEMPYDFGLTFQDGRPLVYDSGDFPASLRKLKDLVGWDGFEEQRARARAEGRRVGIALACYVEGTGPGPYEGGHVHVETSGRVNVSTGLTSQGQGHQTILAQIVADELGVPFEDVHVTTGDTRRFGYSVGTFASRGAVMSGSAVALAARRVRAKALRIAGDALEADPGDLEVVDGVVRVKGNPGASMPLGTVAVLSNPLRYAFDDTARAATQFAAGGRGPDEPPVAPGEEPGLEGRDYHSPLRSTFANGMHAAVVETDPETAEIRVLRYCVVHDCGTMVNPMIVEGQILGGVAQGVGGALYERMHYDESGQLLNASFMDFLMPYATEVPPVETDHLETPSPLNPLGIKGAGEAGVIPAAALFASAIEDAEGFRISRMPISPSELFHLRERFAAGEVPALRRGGPAGAAPATPATPATPAPSDEGA
- a CDS encoding (2Fe-2S)-binding protein, which produces MPEQVLPVALTVNGAAHRVQVPSRRLLSDCLRHDLRLTGTHVGCEHGVCGACTVLLDGVPVRSCLVLAASADGAEVTTVEGLGTEEALSPEQQAFRECHALQCGFCTPGFLTTVRAYLDDHPDPTEEEAREAVAGNLCRCTGYQGIVRAVLRAAEIRREREVAP
- a CDS encoding FAD binding domain-containing protein yields the protein MKPSPFTYHRPETLEEALATLADVGGDGKVLAGGQSLLPLLSMRLAAPAHLVDIGRLRGLAHVTRDDGGVRVGALARHAEVERDAGAAAAQPLLRRALRLVAHPTIRNRGTTVGSIAHADPSGEMTAVLALLRGSVVLASASGRREVAAADFFVGPLESALRPGELALEARFPAAPARSGSAFVELARRHGDYAVCGVGAVVVLDERGAVASARTSYVSMGPVPEVLDLTADAPPSGADLADSAAWRAAGARTAALLEPDADIHATADYRRHLGRVLTARALAEAAGRARAAARAPEPEEALRA
- a CDS encoding uracil-xanthine permease family protein, producing MALGWKLYGDGSAPPPGEVVRPGERLSWGRTVGLGMQHVVAMFGATFVFPVIMGLDPNLAIMMSGVATILFLLVVQGKVPSYLGTSASFVGAVAAIRGQGGDSSDVVGAILVAGAVLALVGAVVHYLGAAVVTRVLPPAVTGAVVMLIGFNLAPVVGATYWPQDQWVALLTMLFVLLATVLLPGFLGRIAVLLGLVAGFLLSWLLDATAGPITAPTGAGEVTTHDRVSFAAIGDAPWIGFPDLTGPSFSFDFSLLVIPAVVALIAENAGHVKAVAEMTRDDLDPYLGRALFADGAATMLSSSVGGSPTTTYAENIGVMAATRVYSTAAYYVAAVTAILFGLCPKFGALVNAIPGGVLGGITVVLYGMIGLLGAKIWVENRVDFGNPINLVPLAAGIIIGVGNVNLQVTDDFSLGGIALGSIVAIAGWHLLRVLAPAPLRDQLAAEAQAPATAGGADGVPPQGRRPSARRGGARRR
- a CDS encoding PucR family transcriptional regulator, which gives rise to MGEPANVLPPSGTDLPAPVTGGLSVAEVLGTAVLGGAQVLAGVRGLGRTVTRLNVMEVPDILPWVKPQELLLTTGYPLRGEGAGAPADPRALVDLVAALDDRGLAALGVKLGRYLDAVPAEVLAEADRRGFPVVRLPDDVAFDDVLEQVLTELLNRQAAVLARGEQVQRALVEAVLDGGGVPEVVGALVRILGGAVLVTTADGRVLADAGSEAALEAAYGSDCFEGTGRFRTERERPGAHGHPGMRGNHVVVPVVAAGVEHGRIVAHSPAGALGEDDVHVLERAATVAALALTRQLAVRAVESKYQGDFLRDALAGRVDPEAAVSHAAALGWDLDRPLVVVVAELDPPPDDADPALGLRPVIERFTAAWQSVVRPVDPHAPVVGFTQEVVALLGVPEDGDVERRVRELVRAVSGDGGGGRRPFSTGVGRVAATPAALGEAYEQARTAVRVGRRTHGPGATAHFDGLGVFRLLSLVDDQRELDAFVAEVLGPLARPDDADARDLLRTLEVLLETGLNVAETARLLHFHYNTLRYRIAKLERLLGPFTSDHELRLGLMLALRILVMRGSG
- a CDS encoding DUF2877 domain-containing protein, encoding MGAPAAAPQRDALPDLPACSGRAVRDLVHGPARPARLLSVHRAAGAAYLRVEGAPPGRDVLALLARGALALPLGVALAGPALPDLPPRALLGRGVLDLGGVRVRVVRERDHGVRGPLAAPPPGTAHLLPAPVVDAARGLAAALAAGPGAVQGPVRGLVGLGPGLTPAGDDVLAGALVALRARADAACGGGAAGVAGAAGAAGAARAAGAARAGSTRDLADALAGAVGAALGRTSALSAALLVAAADGQALPEVAAVLTGAPGAVPALLRVGSTSGAALCLGLRVAAAAGRGASGGCGGTGRASAGEAA
- a CDS encoding DUF1116 domain-containing protein, with product MNRATPAPLSGLLAGPPAAVVTAGASLLADALTAQAVAVEPVDWRPPLAADGLDVPAALARVLADPRREEADATAVGRMLAAGAQLVDVRPASEALGLERGTFLHAGPPVAWEAASGPLRGALMGAAVLEGLAATPEEAERGLAAGAFAWEPCHHHRAVGPMAGVVSPSMWVFELEDPVGGGRAYCSLNEGLGKVLRYGAYGPEVLDRLRWMSAVLGPLLQGAVRAAGPVDVRAIVAQMLQMGDEGHNRNRAGTLMLLRELLPALIDGGAPSSDVARAAAFVSGNDHFFLNLVMPACKLATDAARDVPGSSLVVAMARNGTEFGIQVSGTGDRWFTGPAQVPEGLFLGDYGPQDANPDIGDSAITETAGIGGFAMAAAPAIVRFVGGDVELALATTQRMYEITLAESPSYQVPVLGFRGTPTGIDVTRVVRTGILPQINTGMAGRVAGTGQVGAGLVTPPPGVFTAALAALAEAAPPA